The following are encoded in a window of Heteronotia binoei isolate CCM8104 ecotype False Entrance Well chromosome 9, APGP_CSIRO_Hbin_v1, whole genome shotgun sequence genomic DNA:
- the CENPU gene encoding centromere protein U, with protein MPKKKPQQESKKSEGCKTKLQMHNKWLPPEMPDVSRILKVPGSEQEEESDEIFNLPLHSTAVSVYEDEEVEKDQHSEHDESISNSPGNSELRAPAISKVAKQGYKQKSKNQLAIKSRRVMREDTESELVEENMMPMVTAKSPVQQEEGCSPEMGAENTDPDGDTTHSVKIWHPNRVSRHVTESDVILDEFEKITVQYKREVEIKTIRKAIDSFYIGFRDQIINTSTATEELRKTKLKRIKMGGKINKKRHRLIEVKEELIRTEPQLKKLQRESTELKKKISSLRNARQLLKNLNDLIHEYGCSQKKDPQGKVVYGVQSLPALLVESRRILGAESHFQNINSKLQQMLDLQNK; from the exons ATGCCAAAGAAAAAACCACAACAAGAATCAAAGAAATCAGAA ggatgTAAAACCAAGTTGCAAATGCATAATAAATGGCTTCCTCCCGAAATGCCAGATGTATCAAGAATTTTGAAAGTTCCTGGAAGTGAGCAAGAAGAGGAGTCTGATGAGATTTTTA ATCTACCCTTGCATAGTACTGCTGTGTCTGTTTACGAAGATGAAGAAGTAGAAAAAGACCAACATTCAGAACATGATGAGTCCATCAGTAATTCACCTGGCAACAGTGAACTTCGTGCTCCTGCCATCAGTAAGGTAGCAAAGCAGGGTTACAAACAGAAAAG CAAAAATCAACTTGCCATAAAATCAAGGCGAGTGATGAGAGAAGATACTGAATCAGAACTGGTGGAAGAAAATATG ATGCCTATGGTGACTGCTAAATCCCCTGTGCAGCAAGAGGAGGGATGTTCACCAGAGATGGGGGCAGAAAACACTG ATCCAGATGGTGATACTACGCATTCAGTAAAGATTTGGCACCCCAACAGGGTTTCCAGGCATGTCACTGAATCGGATGTTATTCTGGATGAGTTCGAGAAAATAACAGTCCAGTACAA ACGGGAAGTGGAGATCAAAACAATTAGGAAAGCTATCGATAGCTTTTATATTGGTTTCAGAGACCAGATCATCAATACT AGCACAGCAACTGAGGAATTGAGGAAAACAAAGCTGAAAAGAATAAAG ATGGGTGGAAAGATAAATAAGAAAAGGCATCGTTTGATAGAAGTTAAAGAAGAGCTAATTAG AACTGAACCACAGCTGAAGAAACTGCAAAGAGAAAGCACTGaactaaaaaagaaaatatcATCTCTCAGAAATGCAAGGCAGTTACTAAAAAATTTAAATGACCTAATACATGAATATGGCTGCAGCCAGAAGAAAGATCCACAAGGAAAAGTAGTA TATGGAGTTCAGAGTCTTCCTGCCCTCTTGGTGGAATCACGAAGGATTTTAGGAGCTGAAAGTCACTTTCAAAATATAAACTCAAAATTACAACAAATGTTGGATTTGCAGAACAAGTAG
- the PRIMPOL gene encoding DNA-directed primase/polymerase protein has translation MPFMSTRQTKRKWEERMKDIEELASQYQKKPLCSPYRPLLSKPWQPSSVWKLFHRQIQAFNFAKNCKEDVHVFALEKNAENKQRFYLVTTYTELWFYYNKHYETNLMHCYEVIPENAVCKLYFDLEFYIPTNPGADGQQMVAVLIEFICKKLEQHYGVKCSAEDVLNLDSSTEEKFSRHLIFQLHNSVFKNNIDIGNFLRASFQPAVLLTKNKDPLVPEEEVVSNVSQSYEAVGYLPSCLENQTVTKGLSQSWQLNSHRTQEKEISQQTENPDLSFLIVNGKHGEKQLFVDLGVYTKNRNFRLYKSSKAGKGVILDIAKDNKFVPESVENTSMEEQYFLSSLVCNVRFSSCLKMLSCDNPEKTKTESVCLGGSLSSSSTVPIGGYQSSPYPEIDNFVVSLVNKDNIQGGIRQWNYFSLEELLVYDISKYRWCRNIGRAHRSNNIMIVVDLKREIWYQKCHDPVCRAENFKSECFPLPSTICLPFLFKEDENYLYIMDRNGNIEEKANIHNSTGLPLTTKYENIGQNQRTSSAGLDDELDDICFLEASEDVELADAVTDLHPQKSCVIDEIPDELLIDALRKHEVDDVQV, from the exons ATGCCTTTCATGAGCACCA GACAAACAAAGAGAAAGTgggaagaaagaatgaaagacattgaagagctagcATCTCAGTATCAAAAAAAACCACTATGCTCACCTTACAGACCACTGTTGTCCAAACCTTGGCAACCATCCTCTGTTTGGAAGCTGTTTCATCGTCAAATCCAAGCATTTAACTTTGCCAAGAATTGTAAAGAG GATGTCCATGTATTTGCATTGGAAAAGAATGCTGAAAACAAGCAGAGGTTTTACCTTGTGACAACTTACACAGAACTTTGGTTTTATTACAA CAAACATTATGAAACAAATCTCATGCATTGCTATGAAGTTATTCCAGAAAATGCTGTTTGCAAATTGTACTTTGATTTGGAATTTTACATACCAACGAATCCAGGAGCTGATGGACAGCAGATGGTTGCAGTCTTGATAGAG TTCATTTGTAAAAAATTAGAACAACACTATGGAGTGAAATGTTCAGCTGAAGATGTTTTGAATTTGGATTCTAGCACTGAAGAAAAGTTTAGTCGCCACTTAATATTTCAACTCCAcaactctgtttttaaaaataatattgataTAG GTAATTTTTTAAGGGCAAGTTTTCAACCTGCTGTTCTTTTAACTAAGAATAAAGATCCTTTGGTTCCAGAGGAAGAGGTGGTCTCTAATGTCTCTCAGAGTTATGAAGCAGTTGGTTATTTGCCTAGTTGTCTTGAAAACCAGACGGTAACCAAGGGCTTGTCACAGAGCTGGCAGCTGAATTCACACAGAACACAGGAGAAAGAGATATCTCAACAGACAGAAAATCCAGATCTTTCTTTTCTTATAGTGAATGGAAAACATGGAGAAAAGCAACTATTTGTGGATCTTg GTGTTTATACAAAGAACAGAAACTTTCGACTGTACAAATCATCAAAAGCAGGAAAAGGTGTCATTTTAGACATTGCTAAAGATAACAAGTTTGTTCCTGAATCTGTAGAGAATACTTCCATGGAAGAGCAGTATTTCCTTTCCTCTTTGGTCTGTAATGTGAG ATTTtcaagttgtttaaaaatgttgtCCTGTGATAATCCAGAAAAGACAAAAACAGAGTCTGTTTGTTTAGGTGGCAGCCTTTCCAGTAGCAGCACAG TCCCCATTGGAGGATACCAGAGTTCGCCCTATCCAGAAATTGATAACTTCGTTGTGTCTTTAGTCAATAAAGATAACATTCAAGGAG GGATACGACAATGGAATTATTTTTCTCTTGAAGAGCTTCTTGTGTATGACATCTCCAAGTATCGCTGGTGTAGAAATATTGGCAGAGCGCACAGAAGTAACAATATAAT GATTGTAGTAGATCTGAAAAGGGAGATCTGGTATCAAAAATGTCATGATCCTGTTTGCAGAGCAGAAAACTTCAAGTCAGAAT GTTTTCCATTACCATCTACAATATGCCTCCCATTCCTTTTTAAAGAG GATGAAAACTATTTATATATAATGGACAGAAATGGGAACATAGAAGAAAAGGCCAACATTCATAATTCTACAGGTTTGCCATTAACAACAAAATATGAAAATATAGGACAAAACCAAAGAACTTCAAGTGCTGGGCTGGATGATGAGCTTGATGACATATGTTTTTTGGAAGCTTCAGAAGATGTGGAACTAGCTGATGCTGTTACTGATTTACATCCTCAGAAGAGCTGCGTCATTGATGAGATACCAGATGAACTCCTAATAGATGCTTTAAGAAAACATGAAGTTGATGACGTTCAGGTGTAG